GGAGTCGCGGACGTGCGCCTGCTGGACGGGCGGACGAAGCGCATCCACCTCGCCGCGTACCGGCTGAAGCATTCGCGCTGGGTGTGGGTGGTGGTCGTGCCCGACGAGCGCGTGGAATCGCTGGTGCGCGCGCTGCTCGCCTGCTTCGAGGCTTCGGGCGGCGTGCCGCTGCGCGTCGTCTTTGACAACCCGAAGACGGTGGTCCTCGGGCGCAACGAGAACGGCCGTCCGCGGTGGAACCCGACGCTGGCGCAGGCGGCCATCGACTACGGCTTCACCATCGAGCTGTGCACGCCCCGGAGCCCTGAGCAGAAGGGCGCGGTGGAGAACCTGGTCGGCTGGGTGAAGAAGAGCTTCTTCCGCGCCCGCCGTTTCGCCGACCTAGAGCACGACCTGCCGCGCCAACTGGTGGAGTGGCTCACGGAGGGCAACGAGCAGCGCCCCTGGCGCGCCACCGGCGTCATTCCCGCCGAGCGCCTGGCGGCGGAGCGGCAGCGCATGAAGCTGCCTCGACGTCGCTCCAGACGAGTACGCCCTGCGCTTTC
The genomic region above belongs to Longimicrobiaceae bacterium and contains:
- a CDS encoding DDE-type integrase/transposase/recombinase, giving the protein GVADVRLLDGRTKRIHLAAYRLKHSRWVWVVVVPDERVESLVRALLACFEASGGVPLRVVFDNPKTVVLGRNENGRPRWNPTLAQAAIDYGFTIELCTPRSPEQKGAVENLVGWVKKSFFRARRFADLEHDLPRQLVEWLTEGNEQRPWRATGVIPAERLAAERQRMKLPRRRSRRVRPALSRPGGAHRDGGVPGYPLRHGRRVRAATRPRCTSTPTACGSRLPAAASSRPIRASPRGRTSYLAGQRAEQLAAVAGARKRLYFMRERILELGPVGEGYLTELIHARPHTWKADVERLFALPEEVGEALFLRLLQRALFQRLYGAEYVVRIAAEVAS